GTCGTCTTCATTTTCTACTTTCTTATAGATAGGTTTCACAATATCTTGTACAGTAGGCCCATGTTTAAATCCATTCGTTAGCAAGTTGTCCACTTCTTTTTCTTCAAACACTTTCGCACGGCCAATAAACCACTCTTCCGGTGAAAGTCCGCATTTTATTAAAAAATTCTTTCCTCTGACTTCGGGTAAACTTTTCGCGAAAATACCGAACGACTTGCGAACTGAAACAGGGATTTTTTTATAATTTTTCATCATTTTTGTCATATCATATTCATCATATCCACCAAATAATTCATCGGCGCCTTCTCCAGTTAGCACAACTGACACTTCGCGGCTTGCAAGTTCCGCTAAAAAATACATTGGTATGATAGAGGGATTTGAGTGCGGTTCATCCATCATATATAATATCTCTTCCAATTGATCAAAGCATCGCGTTGGGTCTAAAATTTTACGAACATTTTCAATGCCCAATTCATCTGATAACTTTTTGGCACTATCTATTTCCGAAAAATTCTCTTTACTAAAACCTACTGTAAATGTTTTTTCCGGTTTTAAAACGGTTGTTACGTAACTGGAATCCACACCGCTCGATAAAAATGCACCTAATTTTACATCGCCCTTTTGATGTACGCTGATAGACTCTCTCAGCGCGTCATCAATTTCACCCACAATTTCTTCCAATGGTTGATCTGTTGGATTAAAGCTTGGAGACCAGTAGCGTTCGGTAGAAATTTGTCCGTTATCATTTGTTAAATAATGCGCTGCTTTTAATTTAAAAACACCTTTAAAAAATGTTTCGTTTAATACCGGAAACTGAAATATTAAATAAGGTTTTAAGGCTTTTTCGTTAAGTTCTTTAACGAAATCTGGATGCGGCAGAAAGCTTTTAATCTCAGAACCAAAGAAAAATATGTCATTCATGTGTGCATAATAAAAGGGTTTAACGCCAAACCTATCGCGGGCACCAAATGTTTTTTTGTTTTTTCGATCCCATATAACGAATGCGAACACACCGCGCAGTTTTTCAGGCAACTTTTCAGCATACTCTATGTAGCCATGAATGAGTAGTTCACTAATCTTGTCCGTTTCAAATACATAACCTTTAGATATAAGTTCTCCTCTTAACTCATCACTATTATAAATTTGTCCATCATAAGCCACGACAAATGAATCTTTTGCGTTGAAATGCGGCTGACGCTCTTCTTCGTCAAGATTTCTTAATGATAGAAAGCCCAGTGCTGCTTCATTCTCTATAAAAACCCCCGACGAATTCGGTCCGCGATGACGAATCTTATCCATCATTTCATCCAAAACAAGTGCAACATTTCTAGTTTCCCCGATAAACCCTGTAAATCCATTCACTTTATACAGCTCCAATCTATTTTGTATGGATAAATTGTCTAGTCAAATCGAACATGACAGATTGTTGATGAATAACTTAGAGGGGTGTATTGAAGTTAAACGCTTAAACTTTTCGCAAGGAGCTTAGTGCAAAGTCGCGAGAAACGTTTTGATTCCATTTTGGGTCATTTTACTGAAGTCTGTTCCTTGTCGTCTGTCTTTATATTGGATGGCTACCCGCATTATTTCATATGTCACATATTCTTCCTAGAACGACTAAAAGTTTTTGCTCCTACTATATATACCCTTCAGATGGACAAAAAGTTTTCAGGAATAAATAGTTCTATTATTCTATTTTCTACTTCAACATAGAAAAAACCTTCTTAATTCATGTCTGAAATAAAATGTCTTATATTCAGTAAAATATTTCGGTATGAAAAAAGTGATATTGAACAAGAAACCAACTCCTGTTCAATATCACTTTTTTTATTTTCCATTGATATATAGCCCTGTTTTAAGCCGCCACTTCACGGCATGCCTCAGCACACTTCCGGCAAGCTTCAGCACAGCGTTGGCAATGATCGTGATCATGTTTAGCGCACTCCTCCGCGCATCGTTCACAAACTTCTGCACAAAGTTCTAAAATCTGCTTTGTAAAAGGGCTATTGCGCGTCATTGCTTGCGCTGCAAACGCGCATATATCCGCGCATTCACGGTCCAAACGGATACAATCAGCCATCATCTTCAAATCGTCCTCTTTCAGACACGCATCAAAACAGACATTGCATGCTTCCAAACATTCCAAACATGCTTTCAGGCACTCTTCGTATTTTGTATTCATGGACTCACCTCCTGCTAGTTTAGCAATCAGTGGTATTTTTCCCTTAACAGAGATTTTAAAACTAAAAAGGGGAAACTCCTTACCCATTTACAAAAAGCTATATTAAATTTCTTACCTGCTTAACGTCAACCCCGTTCCTTACGCTGCCCGAACGGAGTCATGCCTCGAGGCTTGTACACCGATAGTATTATGATTACGAATAACACGAGTAGACCAACCCCAGCATGTAGGAGTTCGCTCCATAAGACATCGAACTCGGCACTCCCCGTTTCTTTCGCTACATTTGCTTGGAAACTCACTGTCTGCATATTTAATAGCAAGACGGTGGTGGCTAAAACGGTGAGCAGTAGCTTGAAAAGGACCCAATAATGCTTTAATAAGCCCCACTTGGTACCTAATGACATAACTAGCCCAGTTAGTAGCGAGAGAATAGCCAACGGGACGATGGCGTACCAGCCGATTAACTCCATCGCAATCCAAGCAGCATGCACCGCTTTGGCATCCCCTTCGGTGAGAGTGGCGACGACAAGAACCAGGAATCCAACGACCGCGCCGAACCACCCAACCGAGGAAGTGATATGCGCGGTGAGCGCGAACTTGCGTAGGCCGGGTTTCATGACCAAGGCTGCTCCACTCCTTGTTCTACACTATTAGAAGACGGCAGATGACGACCTGGCCCGTGTTCACCACCGCTGATAATCATAATTGCAATAACAAGAAGTACTAGGATAATCACGACAATCCCAGACACCTTCACCCACCGTGGTGTACTCGTGGTAGATTTACGGTCCGACATATACGTATCCTCCTTTGTTG
This genomic window from Sporosarcina sp. Marseille-Q4063 contains:
- the asnB gene encoding asparagine synthase (glutamine-hydrolyzing), translating into MNGFTGFIGETRNVALVLDEMMDKIRHRGPNSSGVFIENEAALGFLSLRNLDEEERQPHFNAKDSFVVAYDGQIYNSDELRGELISKGYVFETDKISELLIHGYIEYAEKLPEKLRGVFAFVIWDRKNKKTFGARDRFGVKPFYYAHMNDIFFFGSEIKSFLPHPDFVKELNEKALKPYLIFQFPVLNETFFKGVFKLKAAHYLTNDNGQISTERYWSPSFNPTDQPLEEIVGEIDDALRESISVHQKGDVKLGAFLSSGVDSSYVTTVLKPEKTFTVGFSKENFSEIDSAKKLSDELGIENVRKILDPTRCFDQLEEILYMMDEPHSNPSIIPMYFLAELASREVSVVLTGEGADELFGGYDEYDMTKMMKNYKKIPVSVRKSFGIFAKSLPEVRGKNFLIKCGLSPEEWFIGRAKVFEEKEVDNLLTNGFKHGPTVQDIVKPIYKKVENEDDITKMQYLDMHLWLVDDILLKADKMNMAHSLEIRSPFLDQEVMKVAEKVPSKYRVNNIDTKYALRLAAKRALPEEYANRKKIGFPVPIHHWIREEKYYLKIKASFESAEAARFFDKQSIMNLLSNHYQGKVKNGRKIWAIYMFLIWHKKYFIEETVRDDSKLAVALSI
- a CDS encoding DUF2269 family protein; the protein is MKPGLRKFALTAHITSSVGWFGAVVGFLVLVVATLTEGDAKAVHAAWIAMELIGWYAIVPLAILSLLTGLVMSLGTKWGLLKHYWVLFKLLLTVLATTVLLLNMQTVSFQANVAKETGSAEFDVLWSELLHAGVGLLVLFVIIILSVYKPRGMTPFGQRKERG
- a CDS encoding four-helix bundle copper-binding protein; translated protein: MNTKYEECLKACLECLEACNVCFDACLKEDDLKMMADCIRLDRECADICAFAAQAMTRNSPFTKQILELCAEVCERCAEECAKHDHDHCQRCAEACRKCAEACREVAA